From a region of the Prevotella melaninogenica genome:
- a CDS encoding EamA family transporter, whose amino-acid sequence MTSSNYLYLNPITTVATSAIFLNEPMTAIAYVGSALILIGVAVSNK is encoded by the coding sequence ATGACATCATCGAACTATCTATACCTTAACCCTATCACCACAGTAGCAACCAGTGCTATCTTCCTCAATGAGCCAATGACAGCCATAGCCTATGTTGGAAGTGCGTTGATATTAATAGGTGTGGCGGTATCGAATAAATAA
- a CDS encoding cytochrome d ubiquinol oxidase subunit II, whose protein sequence is MTYDFLQHYWWFIISLLGALLVFLLFVQGANSMIFQLGKTEEERRMLINSTGRKWEFTFTTLVTFGGAFFASFPLFYSTSFGGAYWVWVLILFTFIIQAISYEFQNKAGNLFGVRTFQTGLIINGILGPLLLGGAVATFFTGSNFIVEKGNITDFMQPVISHWANGSRGLDVLLNPWVVIFGISVVFLARILGTLYINNNVNDDIIRGRVRKQLLVNTVLFLLFFLPFLIVTLVGEGYAVNEAGVIVMEPMKYLNNLLAMWPLAIILLVGVVLLLFGIIKTVLKPEYVRGIWPAGIGVVLVVLVLFLIAGWNNTAYYPSTAELQSSLTLQNSSSSEFTLKAMFYVSFLVPFVLAYIVYAWRAIDKKAIDRKEIAEDDHAY, encoded by the coding sequence ATGACATACGATTTTCTGCAACACTACTGGTGGTTCATCATCTCACTTTTAGGTGCGCTACTTGTCTTCCTGCTGTTCGTGCAGGGTGCAAACTCTATGATTTTCCAATTGGGTAAGACTGAAGAAGAGCGTCGCATGCTCATTAATTCAACTGGTCGTAAGTGGGAGTTCACCTTTACTACACTCGTTACGTTCGGTGGAGCATTCTTTGCTTCTTTCCCATTGTTCTATAGTACCAGCTTTGGTGGTGCTTACTGGGTATGGGTATTGATTCTCTTCACCTTTATCATTCAGGCTATTAGTTATGAATTCCAGAACAAAGCAGGTAACCTCTTTGGTGTTCGTACCTTCCAGACTGGATTGATTATTAATGGTATTCTTGGTCCATTGCTCTTAGGTGGAGCTGTTGCAACCTTCTTTACAGGTTCTAACTTCATCGTAGAGAAAGGTAACATTACTGACTTCATGCAGCCTGTTATCTCTCATTGGGCAAATGGTTCACGTGGACTTGACGTACTGCTCAATCCTTGGGTTGTTATTTTTGGTATTTCAGTAGTATTCCTTGCACGTATCCTCGGTACACTCTATATTAATAATAATGTGAACGATGATATTATCCGTGGACGTGTTCGCAAGCAGTTGCTCGTTAACACAGTTCTCTTCTTACTGTTCTTCTTGCCTTTCCTTATTGTAACATTGGTAGGCGAGGGTTACGCAGTAAATGAAGCTGGCGTTATCGTTATGGAACCAATGAAGTATCTGAACAACTTATTAGCAATGTGGCCATTAGCTATCATTCTGCTTGTAGGTGTTGTTCTCTTGCTTTTCGGAATCATCAAGACAGTTCTTAAGCCAGAGTATGTACGTGGTATTTGGCCTGCAGGTATTGGTGTTGTATTGGTTGTTTTGGTTCTCTTCCTCATTGCAGGATGGAACAACACAGCTTACTATCCATCAACAGCCGAACTACAGAGTTCATTGACACTTCAGAATAGCTCTTCAAGCGAGTTCACATTGAAGGCCATGTTCTATGTTAGCTTCCTTGTTCCATTCGTTTTGGCATACATTGTTTATGCTTGGCGTGCAATCGACAAGAAGGCTATTGACCGTAAGGAAATTGCTGAGGACGACCACGCTTACTAA
- a CDS encoding DMT family transporter, producing MEIFFLRFVIAYICIWFISPRQLFSRTLRDELIMVLLGITGGSVFFLAENYAVGLTYVNNVSFIVCTAPLLTVLLGITFVKSIKASWSLILGSLIALMGVAIVIFNGSFVLHLNPWGDLLTLLASLCWAVYSLLMKKISNSYSAVFITRKIFFYGLVTVLPAFLLTHGRQLLPCFLHRK from the coding sequence TTGGAAATCTTTTTCCTACGCTTTGTTATTGCCTATATTTGTATATGGTTTATCTCGCCACGTCAGCTCTTTTCTCGTACATTGCGTGATGAGTTAATTATGGTTTTATTAGGTATAACGGGTGGTTCGGTGTTCTTCCTTGCTGAGAACTATGCAGTGGGCCTTACCTATGTCAATAACGTTAGTTTCATTGTTTGTACTGCACCACTGCTTACAGTACTACTTGGTATCACCTTTGTGAAGAGTATTAAAGCAAGTTGGTCACTGATTCTCGGTTCGTTGATAGCCTTAATGGGTGTTGCCATCGTTATCTTCAATGGTAGTTTTGTCCTACATCTGAATCCTTGGGGCGACCTCCTCACGTTGTTGGCATCACTATGTTGGGCTGTCTATTCCTTACTAATGAAGAAGATATCAAACAGTTATTCAGCTGTTTTTATAACACGTAAGATTTTCTTCTACGGACTTGTAACGGTATTGCCAGCCTTTCTTTTGACCCATGGACGGCAACTACTTCCATGCTTCTTACACCGAAAGTAA
- a CDS encoding TolC family protein, which translates to MKKLFTIAILLGGTLGIHAQEVYSLQKCRELALQNNRQLKVSRMTVDVAENTRKAAKTKYLPRVDALAGYQHFSREISLLSDDQKNAFSNLGTNTFGQLGGQIGQNLTSLAQQGILSPQMAQQLGQLFSNVATPLTQVGNNIGQSINDAFRSNTKNVYAGGIVVNQPIYMGGAIKAANDMAAIGEQVAQNNISLKRQLVLYGVDNAYWLAISLKKKEALATRYRDLAQKLNEDVKKMIREGVATRADGLKVEVAVNTADMQIARIQSGVSLAKMALCELCGLDLNGDIPLSDEGDADLPPTPSTQFDNYTASSSDTTGLNEARPELRLLQNAVDLSIQNTKLIRSLYMPHVLLTAGYSVSNPNLFNGFQKRFTDLWNIGITVQVPVWNWGENKYKVRASKTATSIAQLEMDDVRKKIDLEIEQNRLRLKDANKQLATSQKNMAAAEENLRCANVGFKEGVMTVTEVMAAQTAWQTSRMAIIDAEISVKLAQTGLQKALGGL; encoded by the coding sequence ATGAAAAAGTTATTCACCATAGCAATATTATTGGGTGGCACCTTGGGCATTCATGCACAGGAGGTGTACTCTCTGCAGAAGTGTCGTGAGCTGGCTTTACAAAATAATCGTCAGTTGAAGGTTTCGCGTATGACAGTAGATGTGGCAGAAAACACACGTAAGGCAGCTAAGACAAAGTATCTGCCACGTGTTGACGCACTCGCTGGTTATCAACACTTTTCACGTGAGATTTCACTTCTCAGCGATGATCAGAAGAATGCATTTAGCAATCTTGGAACAAATACCTTTGGGCAGTTAGGTGGTCAGATTGGACAGAACTTGACCTCGTTAGCACAACAAGGTATCCTCAGTCCACAGATGGCTCAGCAACTTGGTCAGCTCTTTAGCAATGTTGCGACACCACTCACTCAGGTAGGAAACAATATTGGACAAAGTATCAATGACGCATTTCGTTCAAACACAAAGAACGTCTATGCCGGTGGTATTGTTGTCAATCAACCTATTTATATGGGAGGTGCTATCAAAGCAGCTAACGATATGGCAGCTATTGGTGAGCAGGTTGCACAAAACAATATCAGCCTTAAACGACAGTTAGTCCTCTATGGAGTTGATAATGCGTATTGGCTTGCTATCTCCTTAAAGAAGAAAGAGGCGTTAGCAACTCGCTATCGTGATTTAGCTCAAAAGCTCAATGAGGATGTTAAGAAGATGATACGCGAGGGTGTAGCTACTCGAGCTGATGGATTGAAGGTTGAGGTAGCTGTTAATACAGCTGACATGCAAATTGCTCGTATTCAAAGTGGTGTATCATTAGCTAAGATGGCATTGTGCGAACTTTGTGGTCTTGATTTGAATGGTGATATACCTCTGTCTGATGAAGGTGATGCCGACCTCCCTCCTACTCCATCAACACAGTTTGACAATTATACTGCCTCTTCATCAGATACAACTGGACTTAACGAAGCTCGTCCAGAGCTACGTCTCTTACAGAATGCTGTTGATTTGAGCATACAGAATACCAAACTTATTCGTTCACTTTATATGCCTCATGTACTTCTTACTGCTGGCTATTCCGTATCGAATCCGAATCTCTTTAATGGTTTTCAGAAACGTTTTACGGACTTATGGAACATTGGAATAACAGTTCAAGTACCAGTATGGAATTGGGGAGAAAACAAATATAAGGTACGTGCAAGCAAGACAGCTACAAGTATCGCACAGTTAGAAATGGATGACGTACGTAAGAAGATTGACTTGGAGATAGAGCAGAACAGACTACGTCTTAAGGATGCAAACAAGCAACTTGCTACCTCTCAGAAGAATATGGCTGCTGCAGAAGAGAACCTTCGCTGTGCTAACGTAGGCTTCAAAGAGGGTGTTATGACGGTTACAGAAGTCATGGCTGCTCAGACTGCTTGGCAGACTTCACGCATGGCAATCATTGATGCAGAAATCAGCGTAAAGTTAGCACAAACAGGATTACAAAAGGCTCTTGGCGGTTTATAA
- a CDS encoding thiamine phosphate synthase → MIQFITHANERYDYLDGVRMALEGGCRWIQLRMKDASEEEILKTAESTRKLCRQYDAVFLLDDYVELVERLGADGVHLGKNDMPIDEARRLLGKDKIIGGTANTFEDVKRIYSAGADYIGCGPFRFTTTKKKLSPILGLDGYRRIIEQMTAYGINIPVIAIGGILLQDVSDIMQTGVSGVAVSGAILNANNDDNPVTTMKRFINELKSNNK, encoded by the coding sequence ATGATACAATTTATTACACATGCCAATGAACGCTATGATTACTTAGATGGCGTTCGAATGGCACTTGAAGGAGGATGCCGATGGATTCAACTTCGAATGAAGGATGCTTCAGAAGAGGAGATTCTGAAGACTGCTGAAAGTACGAGAAAACTATGCAGACAATACGATGCTGTCTTCCTTCTTGATGATTATGTAGAACTGGTAGAAAGGTTGGGAGCTGATGGTGTGCATCTTGGTAAGAACGATATGCCTATCGATGAAGCACGTCGTCTTCTTGGAAAGGATAAAATCATTGGTGGTACAGCAAATACTTTTGAGGATGTCAAACGTATTTATTCTGCTGGAGCAGACTACATTGGTTGCGGTCCATTCCGCTTTACTACTACCAAGAAAAAGCTATCTCCTATCTTAGGGTTAGACGGCTATAGACGTATCATTGAGCAAATGACTGCTTACGGGATTAATATCCCTGTCATTGCTATTGGTGGTATACTTCTACAAGATGTATCGGATATAATGCAGACAGGGGTAAGTGGTGTAGCTGTTAGTGGTGCTATCCTTAATGCTAACAATGATGATAACCCAGTTACCACAATGAAAAGATTTATCAATGAACTTAAATCAAACAATAAATGA
- a CDS encoding DUF4492 domain-containing protein encodes MNKNNFFYRAFDLYYDGFRHMTLGKTLWTVIIVKLAIMFLVLKIFFFPNFLKANAEKGKEGDFIEQQLMKR; translated from the coding sequence GTGAATAAAAACAATTTCTTTTATCGTGCGTTTGACCTCTACTATGACGGGTTTCGGCACATGACATTGGGTAAAACACTTTGGACAGTGATAATAGTTAAGTTGGCTATTATGTTCCTTGTGTTAAAGATTTTCTTCTTTCCAAACTTTCTAAAAGCGAATGCGGAAAAAGGAAAAGAAGGTGATTTCATTGAGCAGCAACTGATGAAAAGATAA
- a CDS encoding SDR family oxidoreductase: MRKIVLITGATSGIGEACARKFAQGGYDVIITGRRAQLLANLKKELEAEGVRVLALAFDVRNRNAATAAINSLPLEWQQIDVLINNAGLALGLEPEYEGSFEDWETMIDTNIKGLLTMTRLVVPRMVKRDSGHVINIGSVAGDAAYAGGNVYCGTKAAVKTITDGLRIDLAHTSVRVTNVKPGLVETHFSNVRFHGNDARAEKVYEGVKPLTGADIAEVVFYAASAPAHVQIAEVLVLATHQASGSVLHRDTSK, translated from the coding sequence ATGAGAAAAATAGTATTGATTACTGGTGCTACCAGTGGAATTGGCGAAGCCTGTGCACGTAAGTTTGCGCAAGGAGGTTATGATGTTATCATTACTGGGCGTAGAGCACAACTTCTTGCTAACCTAAAGAAAGAACTCGAAGCAGAAGGGGTGAGAGTGTTAGCACTTGCTTTTGACGTACGTAATCGTAATGCGGCAACTGCAGCTATCAACAGCCTACCACTTGAATGGCAGCAGATTGATGTCTTAATTAACAATGCTGGTTTGGCTCTTGGCTTAGAACCTGAATACGAAGGTAGCTTTGAAGATTGGGAAACAATGATTGATACCAATATCAAAGGACTCTTAACCATGACACGCCTTGTTGTTCCAAGAATGGTAAAACGTGATAGCGGACATGTTATTAACATCGGTTCTGTGGCAGGCGATGCAGCCTATGCAGGCGGTAATGTCTATTGTGGTACAAAGGCTGCTGTAAAGACGATTACCGACGGACTCCGTATTGACCTTGCGCATACTTCTGTACGTGTGACGAACGTAAAGCCTGGATTGGTAGAGACCCACTTCTCTAACGTACGTTTTCATGGCAATGATGCTCGTGCTGAAAAGGTATATGAGGGTGTTAAGCCACTTACTGGCGCCGATATAGCTGAGGTTGTGTTCTATGCTGCTTCCGCTCCTGCCCATGTTCAGATTGCCGAGGTTCTCGTTCTTGCTACGCATCAAGCAAGCGGAAGTGTGTTACATAGAGACACATCAAAGTAA
- a CDS encoding HlyD family secretion protein, translating into MSAKSQHNNILLAVIGFVSVVVIVAVIGYFTIDRTEETIQGEVEVSEYRVACKFPGRITDIKVKEGDFVHKGDVLATLAIPEASTQEKVAEAAAGATDALSALAEGPTRRETVESAYQIYQQAIAANDIAEKTYGRMQRLYDEGVMSAQKRDEAMAAYEATKAGVQVAKSQWELAKNGAQRETKEAARKQAQAARSAVDVVRSVLKETVQRATADGEVETIYPKVGELVGLGSPIMSISMVDDIWGTFNVREDQLKDMKVGTVLKAYVPALDKNIELRVTSLKDKGSYAVWKATKTNGQYDLKTFQVKAKPTKKVEGLKPGMSLILKK; encoded by the coding sequence ATGTCAGCAAAATCACAACATAATAACATACTTTTAGCCGTAATAGGCTTTGTATCTGTAGTAGTTATCGTGGCCGTTATTGGTTATTTCACCATTGACCGCACAGAAGAAACCATACAAGGAGAAGTAGAAGTAAGTGAATATCGTGTAGCTTGTAAGTTCCCAGGCCGTATCACAGATATTAAAGTGAAAGAAGGCGACTTTGTTCACAAGGGAGACGTCCTTGCTACATTGGCTATCCCTGAAGCAAGTACACAAGAGAAAGTGGCTGAAGCTGCGGCTGGTGCAACAGATGCTTTGAGTGCTTTGGCAGAAGGTCCTACACGTCGTGAGACTGTAGAAAGTGCTTATCAAATTTATCAGCAGGCTATTGCAGCAAATGATATTGCCGAAAAGACCTACGGTCGTATGCAACGATTGTACGACGAAGGAGTGATGAGTGCACAGAAACGTGATGAGGCTATGGCAGCATACGAAGCAACAAAGGCTGGTGTACAAGTTGCTAAATCGCAGTGGGAACTTGCTAAGAATGGTGCCCAGCGTGAGACTAAAGAGGCTGCAAGAAAGCAAGCGCAGGCTGCTCGTTCTGCAGTTGATGTTGTTCGTTCAGTCTTGAAAGAAACCGTACAGCGTGCAACAGCAGACGGAGAGGTTGAAACAATATATCCAAAGGTAGGCGAACTTGTCGGCTTAGGTAGTCCGATTATGAGTATCTCAATGGTTGATGATATTTGGGGAACATTTAATGTGCGTGAGGATCAACTCAAGGACATGAAGGTTGGCACAGTTCTAAAAGCCTATGTTCCAGCTCTTGATAAGAATATTGAACTGCGTGTAACCTCCTTAAAGGATAAAGGTTCTTATGCTGTGTGGAAGGCTACTAAGACCAATGGACAGTATGATCTAAAGACATTCCAAGTTAAGGCAAAACCAACAAAGAAGGTTGAAGGTTTAAAGCCTGGTATGTCGTTGATACTAAAGAAGTAG
- a CDS encoding cytochrome ubiquinol oxidase subunit I, whose amino-acid sequence MENLLLAIDPGTVDWSRAQFALTAIYHWLFVPLTLGLAVVMGIMETCYYRTRKEFWRTAARFWQRLFGINFAMGVATGIILEFEFGTNWSNYSWFVGDIFGAPLAIEGILAFFMESTFVAVMFFGWNKVSAGFHLASTWLTGLGATLSAWWILVANAWMQYPIGCTFNPDTMRNEMTSFLDVALSPFAIDKFTHTITSSWILGAAFTVGVSCWYLLRKRHIELAKESIKVGAAVGLVASLLAGSTGHNSAYMVAQSQPMKLAAMEALYEGGTDQSLTAVAWVNPFEQPDYMNQSEPPMRIAVPNMLSILATKDAHGYVPGVKDIIRGYKKADGTMEPSLKEKQERGRNAIQALKDYRAGKDKEANLKVLEKDMKYFGYGYIKDAKQIVPFIPINFWSFRIMVGLGCFFILIFAVILFIVYKKDITRPRWLQRVGIALIPLAFIASECGWLVAEFGRQPWTIQDMLPTWAAVSDLSSGGIAFTFFLFLVLFTAMLTVEVSIMCKQIKKGPEL is encoded by the coding sequence ATGGAAAACCTACTTTTAGCCATTGATCCAGGAACTGTTGACTGGTCACGTGCACAGTTTGCACTGACAGCCATCTATCACTGGCTTTTCGTTCCCTTGACACTGGGCTTAGCTGTCGTAATGGGAATCATGGAGACTTGTTATTATCGCACCCGAAAGGAGTTTTGGCGTACTGCAGCTCGTTTCTGGCAGCGATTGTTTGGTATTAACTTTGCCATGGGTGTTGCTACTGGTATCATCCTTGAGTTCGAGTTCGGAACTAACTGGAGCAATTATTCATGGTTCGTTGGTGACATCTTTGGTGCACCACTTGCCATCGAAGGAATCTTGGCTTTCTTTATGGAGTCAACATTTGTTGCAGTGATGTTCTTCGGTTGGAACAAGGTTTCAGCGGGCTTCCACCTCGCATCAACATGGCTCACAGGTTTGGGAGCAACACTCTCAGCATGGTGGATTCTCGTGGCTAATGCGTGGATGCAGTATCCTATCGGTTGTACATTCAACCCAGATACGATGCGTAATGAGATGACCTCATTCCTCGATGTCGCACTGAGTCCATTTGCTATTGACAAGTTCACACATACCATTACTTCTTCTTGGATATTGGGTGCAGCATTCACTGTTGGTGTAAGCTGCTGGTATCTGCTTCGTAAGCGTCACATAGAACTTGCAAAGGAGAGTATAAAGGTCGGTGCAGCTGTTGGTCTTGTAGCGTCTCTTTTAGCAGGTTCTACAGGTCACAACTCTGCTTATATGGTAGCACAATCACAGCCAATGAAGCTTGCAGCAATGGAAGCTCTCTATGAAGGAGGTACTGATCAGAGTTTGACAGCAGTTGCTTGGGTGAACCCATTTGAGCAGCCTGATTACATGAACCAGTCTGAACCTCCTATGCGAATAGCTGTACCTAACATGCTTTCTATCCTTGCAACAAAGGATGCTCATGGTTATGTTCCTGGTGTAAAGGATATCATCCGTGGTTATAAGAAGGCTGACGGCACAATGGAACCATCGTTGAAGGAGAAGCAGGAACGTGGTCGTAATGCTATCCAAGCACTTAAAGACTATCGTGCAGGAAAGGACAAAGAGGCTAATCTCAAAGTTCTTGAAAAAGATATGAAGTACTTTGGCTATGGATATATTAAGGATGCTAAGCAGATTGTACCATTCATTCCTATTAACTTCTGGTCATTCCGTATTATGGTTGGTCTTGGATGTTTCTTCATCCTTATCTTTGCAGTAATATTGTTTATTGTTTACAAGAAAGATATTACTCGTCCACGCTGGTTACAGAGAGTAGGTATTGCACTCATCCCATTAGCTTTTATTGCAAGTGAGTGTGGATGGCTTGTTGCCGAATTTGGTCGCCAGCCATGGACAATCCAAGATATGCTTCCAACATGGGCAGCAGTGAGCGACCTCTCAAGTGGTGGTATCGCATTCACCTTCTTCCTCTTCCTTGTTCTCTTTACTGCAATGTTGACAGTCGAAGTTAGTATTATGTGTAAGCAAATTAAGAAAGGACCAGAACTATGA
- a CDS encoding DMT family transporter: MNNSSTIKGYGYASLSAITFGTIPLFSIPVMESGMLLPSVLIYRFAFGCLFMMAILLWRKQNLHIRWGDGLRITFLSILYAVSAVCLFSSYEYMPGGIATTLLFSYPVWTEVLLILFFNEKLTIRISLAILLAIAGVAFLGGIGHTDGIKSMWGVTLAMSSGLLYAIYMVLFPNMRIRKLPALKVNFYIFFMAMLLLILYATFTTGGVQRITNADSFLSLILLGLIPTTISNVTLVRSLTLIDSASVAILGAFEPLTAMTIGITLMGEPLTTSIVIGCVLIITSVIILITKGKTLPNPLRKYAEHQE, encoded by the coding sequence GTGAATAATTCTTCCACTATAAAGGGTTATGGTTATGCCAGCCTTTCTGCAATTACGTTCGGTACTATCCCGCTTTTCTCCATTCCTGTAATGGAGTCGGGAATGTTACTGCCGTCAGTTTTAATCTATCGTTTCGCCTTCGGTTGTCTTTTTATGATGGCGATCCTCTTATGGCGTAAGCAAAATCTACATATACGTTGGGGAGATGGACTCCGTATCACGTTCCTTTCGATTCTGTATGCTGTGTCGGCTGTATGCCTTTTCAGTAGTTACGAATATATGCCTGGTGGTATAGCTACTACCCTGCTGTTCTCTTATCCGGTATGGACGGAGGTTCTTCTCATTCTTTTCTTTAACGAAAAACTTACAATTCGCATATCCTTAGCTATTTTACTTGCTATTGCCGGTGTGGCTTTTCTTGGTGGAATAGGGCATACAGACGGTATTAAGTCGATGTGGGGTGTTACACTTGCCATGTCTTCAGGACTGCTGTATGCTATCTATATGGTACTTTTCCCTAACATGCGTATTCGTAAATTGCCAGCGTTGAAGGTTAATTTCTATATCTTCTTTATGGCAATGTTGCTACTCATCCTTTATGCAACATTTACGACAGGAGGGGTACAACGAATCACGAATGCAGACTCTTTCCTTTCACTGATACTACTGGGTTTGATTCCAACCACTATCAGTAATGTTACGTTGGTTCGTTCACTCACCTTGATAGATTCAGCCAGTGTTGCTATCTTAGGAGCCTTTGAGCCACTCACTGCAATGACTATTGGTATCACACTCATGGGCGAACCACTCACAACATCTATTGTCATCGGTTGTGTACTTATCATTACTTCCGTAATAATTCTTATCACAAAGGGCAAAACCTTACCTAATCCTCTTAGGAAATATGCCGAACATCAAGAATAA